The Vicia villosa cultivar HV-30 ecotype Madison, WI linkage group LG1, Vvil1.0, whole genome shotgun sequence genome includes a region encoding these proteins:
- the LOC131643730 gene encoding chorismate synthase, chloroplastic-like: MASSLSTKPFLTVTRTDSFTAFGSPNSDLRSLSTVYLRPRFPKKLQIVAAGSTYGNHFRVTTYGESHGGGVGCVIDGCPPRIPLSEADMQEDLDRRRPGQSRITTPRKETDTCKIFSGVSDGVTTGTPIHVFVPNTDQRGNDYSEMSLAYRPSHADATYDMKYGVRSVQGGGRSSARETIGRVASGAVAKKILKKFAGTEILAYVSQVHKIILPEDLIDNDALTLDQIESNIVRCPDPEYAEKMIAAIDAVRVKGDSVGGVVTCIVRNCPRGLGSPVFDKLEAELAKAAMSLPATKGFQFGSGFAGTFLTGSEHNDEFYIDQNGNVRTRTNRSGGIQGGISNGEIINMRVAFKPTSTITKKQSTVTRDKKETDLIARGRHDPCVVPRAVPMVEAMVALVLVDQLMAQYAQSNLFPVNLDFQESMSAKLETEEVHF, encoded by the exons ATGGCTTCTTCTCTCTCCACCAAACCCTTCCTCACCGTTACCAGAACCGACTCCTTCACCGCATTCGGTTCTCCGAATTCCGATCTCCGATCTCTCTCCACCGTTTACCTCCGTCCTCGCTTCCCAAAGAAACTCC AGATTGTGGCAGCTGGGAGCACCTACGGGAACCACTTTCGGGTTACGACATATGGAGAATCTCATGGAGGAGGTGTTGGTTGTGTCATTGATGGATGTCCTCCTCGCATCCCTCTTTCTGAAGCTGACATGCAAGAGGATCTTGACAGAAG GAGGCCAGGTCAGAGCCGAATTACAACTCCTAGAAAGGAGACTGATACATGTAAAATATTTTCAGGAGTTTCAGATG GAGTTACTACAGGAACTCCAATCCATGTATTTGTGCCTAATACTGATCAAAGAGGAAAT GATTATAGCGAGATGTCATTAGCTTATAGGCCTTCCCATGCAGATGCAACCTATGACATGAAGTATGGTGTCAGATCAGTTCAG GGTGGTGGTAGATCTTCTGCTAGAGAAACCATTGGAAGGGTTGCTTCTGGCGCTGTTGCTAAGAAAATCCTTAAAAAGTTTGCTGGAACTGAG ATTCTTGCCTATGTCTCTCAAGTTCACAAGATTATTCTTCCTGAGGACTTAATTGATAACGATGCACTGACACTTGATCAG ATTGAGAGTAACATTGTTAGATGTCCAGACCCTGAATACGCAGAGAAGATGATAGCTGCTATTGATGCTGTCCGGGTGAAAGGTGATTCTGTTGGTGGTGTTGTAACATGCATTGTGAGGAACTGTCCACGC GGTCTTGGTTCGCCAGTATTTGACAAACTTGAAGCTGAGCTGGCCAAAGCTGCTATGTCATTGCCTGCAACTAAGGGTTTTCAATTTGGTAGTGGGTTTGCAG GTACGTTTTTGACTGGAAGTGAACACAATGATGAGTTCTATATAGATCAAAATGGAAATGTGAGGACAAGAACAAACCGCTCTGGTGGGATACAG ggTGGAATTTCCAATGGAGAAATAATTAACATGAGAGTAGCTTTCAAGCCGACATCAACTATTACG AAGAAGCAATCTACAGTGACTCGGGATAAGAAAGAAACAGATCTCATAGCCCGTGGTCGTCATGATCCTTGTGTTGTCCCGAGAG CTGTACCCATGGTAGAGGCTATGGTAGCTTTGGTACTTGTGGACCAATTGATGGCCCAATATGCACAAAGTAATCTATTTCCCGTGAACCTTGATTTTCAAGAATCTATGTCAGCCAAATTAGAAACAGAAGAAGTGCACTTTTGA